Proteins encoded by one window of Porphyromonas vaginalis:
- a CDS encoding DedA family protein, whose product MLEQLTLWFFDHLNYWTVFLLMTIESSFIPFPSEVVVPPAAFLAATDGEMSVVGVLFFATSGAIMGALINYYLAMWLGRPIVYRFAGSRVGRMLLLSPEKLDRANEYFVRKGAVSTFVGRLVPGIRQLISIPAGLARMPLGAFVGYTALGAGVWNAILALIGVLLSRVPGIETKEQVVAKASEYSHIIGYSILAIVLLLLAIYIVKQVQRKRRRNLITD is encoded by the coding sequence ATGCTGGAACAGCTGACTCTCTGGTTCTTCGACCACCTGAACTACTGGACGGTCTTCCTCTTGATGACCATCGAGAGTTCGTTTATCCCCTTCCCGAGTGAGGTGGTTGTGCCACCCGCAGCCTTTCTGGCCGCCACAGATGGAGAGATGAGCGTGGTGGGTGTACTCTTCTTTGCCACTAGCGGAGCGATCATGGGGGCACTCATCAACTATTACCTAGCCATGTGGCTGGGGCGTCCTATCGTTTACCGCTTTGCTGGCAGTAGAGTGGGGCGTATGCTCCTGCTGAGCCCCGAGAAGCTCGACCGTGCCAACGAATACTTCGTTCGCAAGGGGGCTGTCTCCACTTTCGTAGGCCGTCTGGTACCCGGCATTCGTCAGCTCATCTCCATTCCCGCTGGTTTAGCCCGCATGCCGCTAGGTGCCTTTGTGGGCTATACGGCTCTGGGGGCTGGAGTGTGGAATGCTATCCTTGCGCTCATCGGCGTGCTCCTCTCGCGTGTTCCTGGCATCGAGACGAAGGAGCAGGTGGTCGCTAAGGCGAGCGAGTACAGCCACATCATCGGCTACTCCATACTGGCGATTGTGCTATTGCTGCTGGCGATCTATATAGTCAAGCAGGTACAGCGTAAGCGTCGCCGTAATTTGATCACAGACTAA
- a CDS encoding NAD-dependent epimerase/dehydratase family protein: MKNILIIGSTGQIGSELTMKLRREYQNGSVVAGYIAAMPPKGELLESGPAELADITDSAQLAAIVDKYKIDTIYNLAALLSATAEAKPQLAWHIGLGGLFNVLEIAREKGCAVFTPSSIGAFGNETPKDKTPQDTIQRPKTMYGVTKVAGELLSDYYHKRFGVDTRSVRFPGLISNVTLPGGGTTDYAVEIYYAAVKEGKFVCPIKEGTYMDMMYMPDALHAMVQLMEADPTRLVHRNSFNIASMSFEPSQIAAAVKRIIPDFEMTYDVDPLRQAIAESWPNSLDDSCARREWDWQPHYDLDTMSQDMIQVLRARYGK, translated from the coding sequence ATGAAGAATATATTGATCATTGGCTCGACCGGTCAGATCGGCTCCGAGCTGACAATGAAACTACGTCGTGAGTACCAGAATGGTTCAGTCGTAGCCGGTTACATCGCTGCAATGCCTCCTAAGGGCGAGCTCCTCGAGAGTGGTCCCGCAGAGCTTGCCGACATCACCGACTCAGCTCAGCTAGCAGCCATCGTTGACAAGTACAAGATCGATACCATTTATAACCTAGCAGCTCTCCTGAGTGCTACAGCAGAGGCCAAGCCTCAGCTCGCATGGCACATCGGACTAGGTGGACTCTTTAACGTCCTAGAGATAGCTCGTGAGAAGGGTTGTGCCGTCTTTACTCCCAGCTCTATCGGAGCCTTTGGTAATGAGACACCTAAGGACAAGACTCCTCAGGACACGATCCAGCGTCCTAAGACTATGTACGGTGTGACCAAGGTAGCTGGTGAGCTACTTAGCGACTACTACCACAAGCGCTTCGGCGTAGACACCCGCTCGGTACGCTTCCCTGGGCTTATCTCCAATGTGACGCTACCTGGTGGTGGTACGACGGACTATGCCGTAGAGATCTACTACGCAGCCGTCAAGGAGGGCAAGTTCGTCTGCCCCATCAAGGAGGGTACCTACATGGATATGATGTATATGCCAGACGCTCTGCACGCTATGGTGCAGCTCATGGAGGCCGATCCTACGAGACTGGTACATCGCAACTCCTTCAACATTGCCTCGATGAGCTTCGAGCCTAGCCAGATCGCAGCCGCTGTCAAGCGCATCATCCCCGACTTTGAGATGACTTACGACGTCGATCCACTGCGTCAGGCTATCGCTGAGTCGTGGCCTAACTCGCTCGACGACAGCTGCGCTCGTCGTGAGTGGGACTGGCAGCCACACTACGACCTCGACACCATGAGTCAGGATATGATCCAGGTGCTACGCGCTCGCTACGGCAAGTAA